One segment of Comamonas thiooxydans DNA contains the following:
- a CDS encoding tyrosine-protein phosphatase, with the protein MQLNHDLLTERPARQVSLSGASNFRDLGGYRGLDGRRLQWGKLYRSAHLAHLTQQDLEQLQKLGIHRSADFRGEGESAHLSYDWPRIERHALVVEPTVVQRAQSMMEQGRNLSSSDTEELMHDTYRSFVNVYGNRFAQFLALLQLSDAPLVFHCTAGKDRTGWAAALLLTALGVDEEQIMEDYLLTNQYFRRPAQMYGQLSEEALDALWRVQPSYLMASVDVVRAQHGSVDRYLTQVLGVDGAARERLAELYLET; encoded by the coding sequence ATGCAACTGAACCACGACCTGCTGACGGAGCGCCCGGCGCGCCAAGTCTCCCTCTCTGGAGCCTCCAATTTCCGTGATCTGGGCGGATATCGGGGCCTGGACGGCCGCCGCCTGCAATGGGGCAAGCTGTACCGCTCCGCCCATCTGGCGCATCTGACACAGCAGGATCTGGAGCAACTGCAAAAGCTGGGTATCCACCGCAGCGCGGACTTTCGCGGCGAAGGTGAAAGCGCGCATCTCTCCTATGACTGGCCCAGGATCGAACGCCATGCCCTGGTCGTCGAGCCCACGGTAGTGCAGCGCGCCCAGTCCATGATGGAGCAGGGCCGCAACCTCAGCAGCAGCGATACCGAGGAGCTGATGCACGACACCTACCGCAGCTTTGTGAACGTGTACGGCAATCGCTTTGCACAGTTCCTCGCGCTGCTGCAGCTCAGCGATGCGCCGCTGGTCTTTCACTGCACGGCCGGCAAGGACCGCACGGGCTGGGCCGCTGCCCTGCTGCTGACGGCCCTGGGTGTGGACGAGGAGCAGATCATGGAAGACTATCTGCTGACCAATCAATACTTCAGGCGCCCCGCCCAGATGTACGGCCAGCTGTCCGAAGAGGCTCTGGATGCGCTATGGCGCGTGCAGCCGTCCTATCTGATGGCCTCGGTCGATGTGGTGCGCGCCCAGCATGGCAGCGTGGACCGCTATCTGACCCAGGTGCTGGGTGTGGATGGCGCCGCGCGCGAGCGGCTGGCCGAGCTGTATCTGGAGACCTGA